The Euphorbia lathyris chromosome 3, ddEupLath1.1, whole genome shotgun sequence genome contains a region encoding:
- the LOC136224755 gene encoding uncharacterized protein: MLRRNIRLRREYLYRKSLEGKERLLYEKKRKIRDALAEGKPIPTELRNEEAALRQEIDLEDENTAIPKSSIDDEYARATEKDPKILLTTSRNPSAPLVQFVKELKFVFPNAERINRGGQVLAEIIESCRAHDYTDVILVHEHRGVPDGLTVCHLPFGPTAYFGLLNVVTRHDLKDRKAIGTMPEAYPHLILNNFKTKLGERTANILKHLFPVPKPDTKRIITFANQSDYVSFRHHIYEKKGGPKSVELKEIGPRFEMRLYQIKLGTVEQSEAQVEWVIRPYMNTSKKRKLIGD; this comes from the exons ATGTTGCGCAGAAACATTCGTTTGAGGAGAGAGTATTTGTACAGAAAGAGCTTAGAAGGCAAAGAGCGATTGCTTTATGAGAAGAAGCGCAAAATCAGAGACGCCTTAGCCG AGGGGAAGCCAATTCCTACTGAGCTTAGGAACGAAGAAGCTGCTCTTCGCCAAGAAATTGACCTTGAAGATGAAAATACTGCTA TTCCGAAGTCCAGCATTGATGACGAGTATGCAAGAGCAACTGAAAAAGATCCTAAGATTTTGCTGACTACATCTCGGAATCCTAGTGCCCCTCTCGTACAATTTGTGAAG GAATTGAAGTTTGTCTTCCCCAATGCGGAGAGAATCAATCGTGGTGGTCAG GTTCTTGCTGAAATAATAGAAAGCTGCCGGGCACATGATTATACAgatgttattttggttcatgAACATCGTGGTGTTCCTGATGGTTTAACAGTATGCCATCTTCCATTTGGTCCAACTGCTTACTTTGGATTGCTCAATGTG GTTACTAGACATGATCTCAAGGACAGAAAAGCTATTGGAACAATGCCTGAGGCTTACCCACATTTGATTCTTAACAATTTTAAAACCAAG CTGGGAGAAAGGACAGCAAACATTCTAAAGCATCTTTTCCCAGTGCCCAAACCAGACACTAAACGCATTATCACTTTCGCAAATCAGTCGGATTATGTCTCGTTCAG GCACCATATCTATGAAAAGAAGGGAGGACCTAAATCTGTTGAGCTTAAGGAGATTGGTCCCCGGTTTGAAATGCGGCTTTATCAG ATAAAGCTAGGAACGGTGGAACAAAGTGAAGCCCAGGTTGAGTGGGTGATTCGACCATATATGAACACTTCTAAGAAAAGGAAGTTAATTGGAGATTAA
- the LOC136224932 gene encoding stemmadenine O-acetyltransferase-like, translating to MEVSVISVETIRPCSSHVHNLKPFNLCLLDQLTPTTYSPLILFYNTKNFHLKNTQITSQLKLSLSNTLNLYYPLSGRVKNNLIIDEFDAGVPYFKARVNGHLSDFIRDPKMEMFNMFLPYQPFCQQLDPTLALLAVQVNVFNCGGIALGMCFSHKINDGITGSSFIKTWAANSCDSGSYNKVIQPNLFEASTMFPPQKTLPSRYTSLMESLWFSEKRFRTRRFVFNANAVSALTDKGRSEFVKNTTRVEALSAFIWKCSMKACENISGSPRPSVMSQAVNIRRLTKPRMSRYAFGNLVWSAIARYNPDETKMEMKELVSLVRDGVGKVNSEYLKSLSGEKGSIAILEHLDELGAISMENPDVFSFFSWHTFDFSEIDFGYGKPVWVGIFGEASKNSACDSNFIILKDVGRSNSIEAWMTLDENTMDVLEHDPEFLAFASLNPCTNGGGDWEESLGMQLQCL from the coding sequence AGTAGAAACCATAAGACCATGTTCTTCACATGTTCATAATCTGAAACCTTTCAATCTCTGCCTTTTAGACCAGCTTACACCCACAACTTATTCACCTCTAATTCTCTTCTACAACACTAAGAATTTTCATCTAAAAAACACCCAAATCACATCTCAACTAAAATTGTCACTCTCCAACACTCTAAATCTCTACTACCCTTTATCAGGAAGAGTGAAAAACAACCTTATTATCGACGAATTCGACGCGGGTGTTCCTTATTTCAAAGCTCGAGTGAACGGTCATTTGTCCGATTTCATCCGAGACCCTAAGATGGAAATGTTCAACATGTTCCTTCCATATCAACCATTCTGCCAACAACTTGATCCAACGTTAGCACTACTAGCTGTGCAGGTGAATGTTTTCAACTGCGGCGGGATTGCACTTGGCATGTGTTTTTCCCATAAGATCAACGACGGAATAACAGgcagttcttttattaaaacatGGGCAGCTAATTCGTGTGATTCAGGTTCGTATAACAAAGTCATACAGCCTAATCTATTCGAGGCTTCCACGATGTTTCCACCGCAGAAAACATTGCCTTCTCGCTATACATCATTGATGGAAAGCCTATGGTTTAGCGAAAAACGCTTCAGGACAAGGCGATTCGTGTTCAATGCGAATGCAGTATCCGCCCTGACAGATAAAGGAAGAAGCGAATTCGTGAAGAACACGACTCGAGTGGAGGCGTTAAGTGCTTTTATATGGAAATGTTCAATGAAAGCTTGTGAAAACATATCAGGTTCTCCAAGGCCTTCTGTTATGTCTCAAGCTGTGAATATTCGGAGACTAACGAAGCCACGAATGTCGAGATATGCATTTGGAAACCTCGTTTGGTCCGCGATTGCGAGGTATAATCCCGATGAGACGAAGATGGAGATGAAGGAATTGGTGAGTTTAGTAAGGGATGGTGTAGGGAAAGTAAACAGTGAGTATTTGAAGAGTTTGTCAGGTGAAAAAGGGTCTATTGCCATTTTAGAACACCTTGATGAGCTTGGAGCGATTTCCATGGAAAATCCTGATGTGTTTAGCTTTTTTAGTTGGCATACATTTGATTTTAGTGAGATTGATTTTGGATATGGAAAACCTGTTTGGGTTGGGATTTTTGGAGAAGCAAGTAAAAATAGTGCTTGTGattcaaattttataattttgaaaGATGTTGGAAGAAGTAATTCAATTGAGGCATGGATGACATTAGATGAGAACACCATGGATGTTCTTGAACATGATCCTGAGTTTCTTGCTTTTGCTTCTTTGAATCCGTGTACGAACGGTGGCGGAGATTGGGAAGAGAGTCTCGGAATGCAATTACAGTGTCTCTAG